aaataaattcagaaaagatttttttaaaagtccaattttatattaaaaaaatcacgatttttttttgtgatttttgcattcagagtttagtaaataacctgaaCTATGTATAACCCCATAAagtctttaatataaaaaatcacgatttattttgtgatttttgcattcagagtttagtaaataacccccataaagtctgTTCATTTTTGTGATGGCAAATTAGTGGATCTTTACCTGATACCCACAATGGTGCTAGCAGGCTGATCAGGCCAAACTATTGGATCACAGAGAAGGAATGCAGGTCATCAGAGTGAGGACCTCATCTCAATGGGATATTTAAACTTGCTTTAACCTGCTTTAACAATACCAATATGCCTAGTAGTATtgaacaggggcgatcctggcccctccgccgccgcCTCCTCCAGAAattagctcttaaagtaccaggagcagcatttttgctgcccttggtacatagtggggcgctgccgcctgaggcgacagcctcaactcgcctcattggcgaagtacCCCTGGTATTGAACGTTTTCGAGGTAGGGTTTCCATGAAACATTAGGCATACTATGAATGCAAAACTGATCAAGTTTAACTGTgaatttacagtcatatgaaaacgtttgggaacccctcttaattctttggagttttgttttgtTGCACAGATTGTGCAAATTGCgttgaattgtagaatgatgtacagatacaccatctgcagcaagatgttcttgcaggtctttggaggtgatatttgggttgtctgtaaccattctcacaatcctccgcatatgccgctcggCCTGCCAGACCATAGTTTTATAGCAATTGTGTCTgttgccttccatttcctgattacagttgaaactgaccatttaaacctctgagatagctttttgtagccttcccctaatccatgatactgaacaatctttgtttgcAATTGGCCACCCTAAATACCTTTTTacctcatgattggacacacctgatttgacagaaatgctgggaaattggttgaaggggtatatgtatcatccagatttctgtcatactgtttttaagcaaccaggtaaatgtacattttttcacgggtctgtggctagctgtaatagccgGAAAAAGGACCCAGTTTACGAGAGTGTTGAGTGTTGGGTGTGATCCGATTCCAGATGAACAGTCTGGGtttgcccaacacctgagagaggaacaggtgttctctctccttaagtagggaagggattgtgtgtgtgtcagatgTCAGATCCTCAACTAGTAAGTTAGAAGCTAATTGTTTAGTTAGTGCcggacaggcaaggttttattttcatttttgtttgttttgattcatgtcttcctgccaaccagacaaataaaactggttgcggccagttgcacattaccagccagttttgtgttgttttgcgtggactccaatcagggccggaactaggggtaggcagaagaggcacctgcctagggcgcaaagatgtgggggcgctgggcaagtacctattcaaaagttttctgcctacccctagtccagcttGTTTGCTCCATTGCTCgatttcctcctcccctccctcttCACTCCCCTTCCTTATTCTCTCCGTCGCTCCCCTTACTTCCTCTGTCCGTCACTTCCCTCCCTCTGTCCATCACTTCCTCGTCATGCCCCTCCGTCATGCTCCTCCTTCTGTCACTTTCCTTTCTTTAATCTCCCCGCATAGCGCATGTGCACTCGCGCATGTGTCTCCCCCTATAACGCATGTGCACTTGCGCATGAGTGCGGTAACAAGAGCACACGCTCACATGGGGGAGGGCGGGGGTAGCTGACTGGGTGCCTAGGGCACCccgtcggcttggcccggccctgactcCAATACTGCTGTAAACCCGTCTACCCCCAGGAGACGACGACCCTGTTACCTCAAATGGTTACactgcctatgaagtttaaggctTAACTAGCTAATCCAATCAATTTGGTGTTTCCAGACACTTTTGGCTAGATCTGAACATTTTAACAGTTACTCGTTCAGCTGGAACACTAAAGTGATTTTGACAGATATTATTCCGCTCCTATCAGGCAGTCTGTATACTGTTAGTTGGAGGAAATGTAATAGTAGAGCAACGCCTGCTCCAGTTCTCATGATACATAGCAACCATACAGCAGGTAACTTTTTCTGCTCTGCTGTTTGACAGCAAATGTCTTTGGGCTGTTGTCTGTTATTagaactggagcaaactttgcatctGTTACCCTGTTAATTTTCACTGTGTAGACATTGCCCAACAGGTGGATAGGACTTCACAATGGATACAAGGAAAGGATGAAACGGAACATTTACGAACATAGGTGATACAATAATATCTCTTCCTGAAAAACAGAAAGATGTGTTGTTTCATCTGCTGTATATCATTTTGGCTGCAAGTGTAGTTCAAATATgagagtaaagctccccatagacgcaaagatttttcttgccgaacgaccgattttagcgaagtccgaaagctcagagttatggaaaagccatctcccatagactccatataatccaaataacgcattcctttttctctgtaataataaaaccgtagcttgtacttgatcccaactaagatataattaattgttattggaagcaaaaccagcctatcggatttattaaatgtttacttgtttttctagtagactttaggtatggagatccaaattacagaaagatcccttatactgaaaaccccaggtcctgagcattctggataacaagtcccatacctgtacaagtttgctacaataaCTGCACTCTGTAAAGGATATAGATTTTCTAATTCTGCTACTTACAAAGGCATGTTAAATGAcattaaaagaaatgtataaaaccCTACACATATTATATCAAAGAGATGAATACAAAGAAGAAATGATAATATttaggttttattgaaaatattttttctgaaaatgacaGAATTTACCGATTAGAATTTCATTCCATAGTGACATTGGAGATGAGGCTGAAAAGAGACAAAAGTCCTTCCTGCCTCCAATTAAAGCAGCGTCTTTCAATTTTAGGTTTTATTCTCCTATCAAAAAGTCATTCTTGTCCAAAGAAGCTTCTAAATTCTTTATGTTCTCATCATATTCTTGTAATGATGCCCAGTCACTCCTGTTCTAGTCACTTTCACTCTCTTCTGATACAGTAGATGTGCTTTCCTCACTCTCGTTGGAAGACTTTTCTGactcacttttttcttttttcttcttctttttatctTTCCTGCACATACAAAATCATTCAAGAGATTCTTAACAATGCAACTACTTACCGATATGTATCTGGTATGTTAGATGAAAATGTATGCAAGGCCCTGGGTTCAGAATATTTAGTGGTTATAAAAAAAGCATTGTAAATGTTTACTTACCCTTTCTTTGAAGTATTATCTGGTGGGTTTTCTTCATCACTatcagggtttttttgccttccgttagtactgcaaaaaaaaaaaaaaaaacaggaaaaaattgtgaaatggctacaggattttttattcaatatttttgctgcagttgacgtatatgtatgtatgtatgaaaacCAATAACTTAagtgtgtgaccatataaaggctcaaggcCAGACACCGATTCAAAGGAAGAACAACTGATGACAGCACTAACCCACATATATAAGGTTATATTACTGGTTATTTATGGCTGAGCAGACTCAAATCTCACTAAATTGGCTCTTGCCCATATCTAACTAAATTGGCTTTTGctaaaatatttagtaaaaaatttaataaaatttgcaaagagcaaaacaaataaaaattctcatgtctcaatgtaatattcttcgttaggcttttattgctttGCGAATTGCGCTTTAAGATCCTTTAACAAATTCTCTGGAGTTTCATGAAATATTTTGTCGTAAAAAAAGGTTTGCGATtgggaagttttattacatacactgcgcactatcacaaactataacgtttgcaatcgctatcctactgtcacatgaggggcaaagtgttcagaaaggaaaaatatttcactttgcgaacattttgAACGAATTACGAACAATTTTTGCATTatcgaccaatattacattcccccttattgtcttttttttttgtattttagtgtAAGATATGTTTCCACCTTTCTTGCCCACcacaaaagcaaaaagaaatgtcACTTACCATAGTTTGACTGCTATTAGTAAGAGTACTATGCCTATAACAAGGAGCGCTCCAAGTATTACAGTATGTATAGTCTCCCCTTTAGCACTTGAATTAATATATTCTAGGATGGCATCTTGAAAAGAGACAGTGGCTGCGGCTGTGGCTGTTGATGCAGTAGTGGTCGTTGGGGGCACAGTCGTTGTTTGAGACTTTGACCAGAACCCTCTCTGCGACTCATCTGCAAAGTAAAATGATCCCATGAATCTCAAGGAAATGATAGTTTAACTAAGTGAGCGTGTGGGCACTTTAGTCAATGTGCTGTGTATTGGGGTTACAATACAGACACTTTTCTTTCACATCTAATGAGTGATACATTTCATTGGGATTACATTTGAAATTAGGAATGATTGTTTTTCTTGCGCTTTAACTTACCTGTGTCTTTATTCTCAACTTGATTCTCAACCTGAATTTCTATAGATGGAACCGGCTCGTACAACTTTCCTAAAATTTTCAGCCGGACCTCATAAGTGCCACTGTCTTTCATCTCTGTGGGATTAATCACCAGAGAGCAGATCCCTTTTGCCACCTGGCTTTCAAAAAGGTGGTATTTGTCCTTCAAATCGGGCGATTCCATTGTCGCATGTTCTCCGTACAGGTGGATAAGAGACGTGTAACCTTTCGAATCCATTTTCCCCCATTCCAGTTGGACTTTGAGTGGGTTGAGTTGACCGCGTGTTTGAAACATACATGGAATTATATTGATTGTATGTGCCTTCAGCGTCAGCTTctctttaaataatgtaaaatgttcaACATTCACTGCTAAAAGAGGGGAAAAATGACATTAGGATCATGAAATGTACAGAGCAGTCTCTATCAGCCTCATCCTGCAACAGAGGCGCCTACCAAATTTCATTCATGAGTCGTGTCCCTGACTTTTCACATGCACTCACTAATCttacattgatatatatatatataagtcattGGTTTGAAACATACGGAGCCAGTTAATGTCTCAGGAGTAAAAAAACAGGGAATGATCTTTCTTACCTGATGTGGTAtgcataaataaagtaaatagtcCGAATATgaagataaataaatgatgatccaTTGTTTTAGATATATTAAGATACATGATGTGTCCACTAGTAGTGTTCACTTCAAGCTCTAACGATGAAATGAGCTCAGTGCCAGCTGTACACTTTGATATTTTCCAGGcttatgatgtcacaatggccagagtgatgatgtcacaatggccagattgatgatgtcacaatggccgagtgatgatgtcacaatggtcaatgtgatgatgtcacaatggccaatgcgatgatgtcacaatggccaaTGTGATGATGTCACCATGCTCATTCGCTGTAAGgtacatatctcccagaatgctctatgagacacaGCATGTAAAGAGAATTACAGATGCTATGAACAATCTGCATTTAATTAGCACTGCAGGTGTGGGAGTGATGTCACCACCTGGGAGGAGGGAAGCTCTCTGCCAAAGGCAGGAAGCAGGAAGTGAGAGTGTGTCTGTGTGAGGTAACTAAGAGAGGGCTGTGAAAAGAAGAGATTTGGATACTGAGACAAGTCTTTGAGAGACTGAGGTATGGACTAACTGCCTAAGCGGGACTAAATCATTACTGACAAGAGCAGCACATCTGCGGCCAGTGGGCCAGTTAAAAAGGCTGTTCTGATTAATAAGCACAACTTGTAAGTTTCTGTTAATTCTGTTACAACTTACAAGTTATTCTCCATTGAAAACTCTGTTGTGAAATAAACATACAGATTTCTTGTAAAGTTGCCTGGAAGTCCTTGCCTTTCTACGTTGTGCAggtatcagggccgccatcaggggggtacagggggtacacctgtaccgggcccggggctaaaggggggcccggctgtgctgaagACCCGAAGTCGCGCCGAAAATTGGATGTGGAGGAGAAGTGCAAAGTTAGGGATTATCTGCAAGTTCCACTATCAGTAAACTCAATTTCAAGCTGTGACATAATGCACAACTGAAGTTTTCATCAGCAGTATGAAATTTgcagacgatccctaactctgCAATCTCGCCCTGCCCCAGTGCTTTTCAGCCAATGACAGCGTCTCCCTTCCTTATGTCCCGCCCCTGTAAGCACACGGTTCCTCTTTGGGCTCTTTTCTTTATGACACAGAGAGAGTTGAGTGGC
This sequence is a window from Xenopus laevis strain J_2021 chromosome 7S, Xenopus_laevis_v10.1, whole genome shotgun sequence. Protein-coding genes within it:
- the LOC121396509 gene encoding uncharacterized protein LOC121396509 isoform X3, which produces MFQTRGQLNPLKVQLEWGKMDSKGYTSLIHLYGEHATMESPDLKDKYHLFESQVAKGICSLVINPTEMKDSGTYEVRLKILGKLYEPVPSIEIQVENQVENKDTDESQRGFWSKSQTTTVPPTTTTASTATAAATVSFQDAILEYINSSAKGETIHTVILGALLVIGIVLLLIAVKLCTNGRQKNPDSDEENPPDNTSKKGKDKKKKKKEKSESEKSSNESEESTSTVSEESESD
- the LOC121396509 gene encoding uncharacterized protein LOC121396509 isoform X2 gives rise to the protein MFISQQSFQWRITSVNVEHFTLFKEKLTLKAHTINIIPCMFQTRGQLNPLKVQLEWGKMDSKGYTSLIHLYGEHATMESPDLKDKYHLFESQVAKGICSLVINPTEMKDSGTYEVRLKILGKLYEPVPSIEIQVENQVENKDTDESQRGFWSKSQTTTVPPTTTTASTATAAATVSFQDAILEYINSSAKGETIHTVILGALLVIGIVLLLIAVKLCTNGRQKNPDSDEENPPDNTSKKGKDKKKKKKEKSESEKSSNESEESTSTVSEESESD
- the LOC121396509 gene encoding uncharacterized protein LOC121396509 isoform X1; translated protein: MYLNISKTMDHHLFIFIFGLFTLFMHTTSAVNVEHFTLFKEKLTLKAHTINIIPCMFQTRGQLNPLKVQLEWGKMDSKGYTSLIHLYGEHATMESPDLKDKYHLFESQVAKGICSLVINPTEMKDSGTYEVRLKILGKLYEPVPSIEIQVENQVENKDTDESQRGFWSKSQTTTVPPTTTTASTATAAATVSFQDAILEYINSSAKGETIHTVILGALLVIGIVLLLIAVKLCTNGRQKNPDSDEENPPDNTSKKGKDKKKKKKEKSESEKSSNESEESTSTVSEESESD